In one Carboxydocella sporoproducens DSM 16521 genomic region, the following are encoded:
- a CDS encoding type II toxin-antitoxin system prevent-host-death family antitoxin, whose product MPNIKPISDLRNYNEVLCSIEEGSPVFLTKNGRGRYVVMDMQEYEKMQAKLKLLTELAKGEKAGQENGWLTIDELEASLGVTNG is encoded by the coding sequence GCCTAACATTAAGCCGATTTCCGATTTAAGGAATTACAATGAAGTGTTGTGCAGCATAGAGGAGGGTTCACCGGTCTTTTTAACAAAAAATGGCCGTGGCCGCTATGTGGTTATGGATATGCAGGAATATGAAAAAATGCAGGCAAAATTAAAATTGCTTACTGAACTTGCTAAAGGTGAAAAGGCAGGGCAGGAAAATGGATGGCTAACCATTGATGAACTAGAAGCATCCCTGGGGGTAACGAATGGTTAA